The nucleotide window tctctccccttgatcttcttcttctaatttcttcttgtgcccctccaacttcctcaaggtaataactttctttcttctatttttttgttttggctaattcctcttcgatcaaaatcttgagaatcgatctaaaccctaaatccaaaaTCTTGAGaatcgatctaaaccctaaatccccaaattctcaaatccctaatccgagaaacttcttggttcttcggactagtgatcttcattgatcgattgggtgtgaccatgcaagatcgggaggtctcatccctcgccggatccaacttaagtagtaattgaattccatactccatggttgtagtgatggcccgctccattgcatgtttcctttatgattttctcagttatgatgattattgttagaattttagatcatttattccttttatttccgctgtttaattatctccatgagcatgcatcataattagggctgtcctgcgtcacaaGCATTACTGAAGAACAAGCTCgttttcaaaatcaaaagaaataaGCGCAATCAATACCAAAATGAATGTTTGCTATTAACTAGAATAATTTCCAAAAATGTTGTaccttgagatcttttgaagctgaCTGCATTTGGTCTTTTAATGTCTTGATCTTCTTATCTAAATCTTTGAGCCTGGTCTCACGTTGTTTACCATGTTCTTTGATAgatttttcaagagatgaaacaGTAGATACACAGTTTTTATACAGAAGTCGCTTTTCTTTTGCTTCCAGCTTTGCTTCGTTAAGCTCCTTCTCAATCTTCTTGACAAGTTCACCTAGCTATAGTGCATGTAGAAACTCATTaagactagaaaaaaaaaaaaggaatatctGAATTTTTATACCAAAGAAAACCCAGTTATAAAGGCTATAATCCAGAAAATGAACTTCAATTCAAAACAAATGTTGAAAAAATGAGTCTAGACATGCCATTCTATCCTATTTCAACCAAAACCAACAGTTGTCGCGATCCAATTGCCCAACATAAtctttttgtattattattattaacctGTCCAGACACCAGATCAGCAAGTTTTACAGCAAACCAGTCAGTACAGGCTCCAATTTGACTACATAACCATTTTTGCAGTTTTAGTAAACCAAGCCATCCAGCCAGCCAGCTTTCCAAGAACCGGCTGATTAATCAAGTTGTTCTCAACCGGACTAGTTCACCTGTGTTTCAATTTGGCAAAAGAAATAGAGCTACACAAGCGCTAGCTTGCAGACAGCTTTAATAGGAAAAGAAAGAGCTTACCACCATTCAGCAACTAGCTTTCTTCATGTCATCAAGCtgctgaaaattttaaaaatcagccTTCTAAACACTACCTAGTTTGAAATTATCCGTGTCTACATGCAGTATGGTTTTACATTTCTTGCTTACAGCTTTCAGAGTTTGAGATGGAAAAGGGGTGACTCAATTTCTAGAATTATATTCAAATTTGGCATTCAGTTTTGCTAGTTTTACCATCAAATTTCAAAAAGCAAAGCTGTTCAGGTTAAATATAAATTAACCTTTGGATTAACATTATATTCATAACTATGTTCAAATTCCAAGCTTTAGTATTAATTTCTGTAAGAAGTGCTTAAATACAACCAGCTGTACACTGGAACACTTTTTTTGAGTTTAATTCCTTGAGAATATCATATATTTAAAAAGCAAAATGCTAGCAAAAACTAGTAGTACATTAACCTACAATAGGTTGGTAGGTAATCAGTTCCCCAATTTTATTATACACAAAATCTTCATGTCTTAGAATCAACTTTTACTTTGTGAATGTTTTGTCTTTCCAACAATAATtactataaattaaaattttaattttaattttaaataaaatgaaCAACTTCCagtcattaaaaaaagaaaaagaaaaaagaaaacttattGTTTGACTTGATCTGGCATGGTTCTTCAGGTTGGTCCTACCAAACCAATGGCATCACAGGTTTGGTGGCCAAATCCTGTTTTCGATAAACCTGCTTGGAACTGGACAGCAGGTTCAATCTAAACAAATCCGCTGTCTAGGAAAGGTAAGCAGCAGTACCTTATGGTGTTCGTTTTGCTCAGCTCTACCCTGAAAGAGAGAAAGATCATATTCTTTAAGTTCCAACTGTGATTTAAGATGCATGAACTTCTTTTGAAGAGGTAGAAGCTGTGCAATCTGCAAAATTATGAGAAAGAGGAAGCTCAACAAATGAAATAGTAAGAACGAATCGTACATTTGAATGAATGCAGTTACACTGGATTCAAGACAAGCAAATTGGAGAAGAGTATCACAGAAGAAGATTGAACTACAACCAAGATAAAACCAACCTGTGCTGTGTTAAAATTTCCTAGGAACAATTTCCTtccaagccatccaatccatgtTGTAGACAATGAACAATCGAAGCAAAATTAAAACAGTGACTAAAACCATTCTATGGAGAACAAATCGGTCAAAGCTATGTTGTTATGTTGTGACCGCTAGAAACATTGTGTACATAAGCTTGTGCCAAACCTGCCCCATGGAAGTCCCACCCTCCCAGTGATTGACTCAAAATGAATGTCTGCAGCTTGGTTGTGCTCTACAGCAAAGGGGGCATAGGGGGTGTTTTCAGAGACTCAACTGTGGGTGTGACTCACGAGTTTTCGGGACCCACCAGTTCGTGCCATCCTCATCATGCTAAAGAAATCACATTGTAGGTGTATCTGTGCATTCTTGTATTGGAACTGTCACATCCTCTTGCATATATGGAAGGTCTTTCTGAACCTGTATGCCTCTGGCTTTGCTAGAAACCTACTCCTGTCTAGACAAGGAGGACCTGGCTAACTCTCAAAAAGAGATATGACTTATTCCAATTTTCTCAGGATCATAGCCAAGATATCTCTCAACAAACGTCGGACTTCTTCCCTGACCGCCGTAAGCATGGACAAGGCAGACAAGGCTCTAACTTCTTGCTACCAAATGAACCCTGAAAGTTAAGATCGTGCAAGTTGACTGATTGGATCAAACATGTTTCTAGTATCTGGTGtgcattacatttttttttaatgatgtcgCCTTATTGTAGAGTTGATAAATCTAAAGTTACTTTGTTTTTGTCAATGCCTCAAAGCACATTTTCAGAAACTTGGGaatgcaaattttttatttgacTCTTTCCCGACTCAAGATGCACCAAATACTCATATGTCTAAACAAAACCTTTGCAGCAAAAATCTACATTTGTAAAAGGGGAAAAGATAGAATACATAGATTCCTTAAAGTTCAAATGTTataattaggaaaagaagaagaagagagtaaagTCTGACCTTTTCCTCAATTTCTGACAACCTCTTCTGATGAATGCAAAGCATTGACTCAGCCTCTGCCAACTCATGGAGTTGTTTTAACAATCTCCCACCGTCTCTACAAGCACAATTTGTTGTATTAGAAAATTAATCTATTACAGGAGGATAAATATGTTTAGAAGAATATAAAGAAGCATGGCAGTGATTATGTTTTCTTTCTGTATAAAAtgccatttcttttcttcttcttcttcttttttaccgaTCCGAATATAATATAAACTATATAGTAAATTTCAATTACTTTATTCTTTTCAACAAAGGTTTTAAATTAGTGTATTAGGGAGTCAGTTACAAACTCACAAACAATCAGTACAAAAATGCAGCcttaacaaaaaggaaaaaatcgTGAAATGCATCAAATATAAACAACGTAAACTTGAAGCTGGGACAACAGTAACTTACTTGCGACTACCACCAGTTAGAAGGCCACTTGGATCAAAAATATCACCTTCGAGAGTTACGCTAGGGGTGCGGATGTCCCTATTAAAGGCAACCTGCACCAAACATATCAATGTGAAAAATCATAATGTGCACAATTTAACTAGCCAACCAGTGTCATTTTTAAGATTTTGAGAGTTCCAACTTTTCAACTATAAGAATTAACTTAGGAatatgattgtgtgtgtgtgaagtATAGACGCCTAAAATGTGGATTGAAAACATTGCTTTTCCCATGGACCAAAAGAAAGGATGATCAACATAAATGTTAACATTTTTAAGACAGTTCCAACAAACAAATGCATGGGCTTTTCAAATATTAGAAACCAAAAAAGGTACAAACATAACATATAGATTGGtaattataagattttcaaaaaacTCCAGTGTATAAGGAAACTGCATGCAACTACTAAACAAATTGCATGCAAACCAGCAAAATACCTTTGGAAAATGCCGAATAGATGTGCTTTTATAGCATAAAATTATTAGAGAAAGACTATGCACTCCAATCATGGTATCTAATAATCAACTGTACAATGCCCATACATCGCATGTAAACATACAAATCTAAGAGAAATCCTACCTCCTTTGCAACATCAATACCGCTACAAACAAATGTTGATCCAAACACATAAGCCATTGCAGCCTGTAATATGCAGCAATTCCTAGTTAGAAAAACAAGAGAAGATACAAGCACAAGTCATCCTCCATTTTCACTCCTCTCATTCACTAATTATGATTATTCTGTACCAGCAGAAGATGAAATCTGGATGAGAAGTAGATAAAATAGATGTCTTGCTGCTTTGATGAATACGCTATTCTTTGTTCATATAGACAAGCAGTTAACAATATTGACAACCCACATACCTCAAAACCAAAGGGTTTGAACCTAAGAATAATGTATTCTGCCATAATGGGATCAACCACGGCACTTTTCAGCAATACTATGCACCCTTATTACATACAAATACTCTATTTCTTTATGGTGTGGAGATGAATGTCTCTACAATTTTAATGTGTAAATATGCATTGGTCCTAAAGAATTTGAGCTCTTTCTTTACATATCAAGTAATTCAATGCACCTTTCCAATCAAGTAGTGACTTTCTTACCCAAGAAACATTGTCTATTTCATTATAAAATACTATTAACTATTGAGGATGAGGGCCATATGCAAATGAAAAATGGAGGACATAAGAAAATGTGCTAAAATCAACAGCATTCCCAGAAAGAAAGTGAAATATCTTGAACATATAGTGAAACAGTTAAAACAAGAGCTTGAGATAAAGAAAATGGATAGAGAAAAGGTAAGAGTTGAGAAGTAATAAGAGCAAAAAACAGATAGAACTAATAAGGACACCCCACAAGATTCAATTTTGTCAGTAACTGAAGTAAACCCTCACAAACTTCCATTATCCATAATCAGCCATTGACATGTGACTTTCAAAATGGAGTGATGCAAATAAATATAAGGGGCCAGGGCTGACAAATTGTGCTAGTGGCAGCATACCTTCACATCCTCATCATACCCAACCAAAGAAAGTGCCAATTTCGCATTTTCCTCAccaacctgcaaaagaaaaatgtGATCCTTTGACCAACAAGAGTAACAAAGGTAGAATGTCGAACAAAAGTTGAATGCATCGACAAACCATTCGCCCAGCAGCATCTTGAATCCTTTTGGGAACAGCATGGGATTGGATCTTGTTTAGAGGTATAATAGTCACTCTTCTCTGAAGATTGCCATTTTGAAGAAGTTGCTTTCCAGTATTTTCTGTGTCTACAACCACATTATATAGCTTTCTTCCAGCTGCAACCTGCACAATCAATTCAAGGTAGGAAAACACTGACAGCATTTTTAATGTTAAAGTTAGGGTGTGTTCGGATCCTCAATCCAAGTTAAATGCAATCCAATCAGTTCATTATATAGGACACAACCAAGGTGGAGGAAGCATCATCGTAATTTATGAGACAACCAAACCACTAGCAGTTCTTTGTATTTCAGATTGAACTTGAAATGATAGTAGTTGTACTTTGGTCACTACTCATTATGAATAGGGTATGGTTGAGCCCCAGGTAATCTATTCTGTATTGGATTTAATTTGTAATTTTATGTGACtaaacatccaaacacatcctaagTTATTGAGACCAAGCAAGGAGTTTCATTTAAAAAGCAATAACAATTTGGAATTTTCCTGTGAATCCAACCTCCAAGGCAGTTGTTGTTGAGCTATCCTTGACTTTAATGAGCTTTGCAACCACACCTTTCACCTTTGACTTGTCGAAATTCTTCACAGGATCACGATATGTGAACTGAACATTTGCTAACACTGCTGAAAGATCTCTAACTTCATCCTTGAACTTCTGCACCAGCTCTAATTCCGCCAACCGATCCTGCACAAGAATAGACAATAGTAAATGAAGCAAAGAGATAGCTTCATATAAAGAAAACAAGCAAACAGGGTTTCTTAATGAAATGTCAATTGAAAGCTGAGGAGTAAAGGAAACAATCTGTATATTCATGAGAGGAGCACGGTGAGATTAGTTAGCGAACCTTTTGCAAAGTTTCCATCCGGCCCTCTTCATATGCAAGAGATTCAAGGGCCACCTTAACGTTGTCCACATCTTTCCTCCTAACATTAAGCTCATTCTCCACAGCAACAGCTTCATCACGTTTGGAAATCAACTGTTCCTTTTTCTCTTTGAACTCTTTCTCAGAATGACTTATTTTTGTTTCCAATTGTTTCAATTCTGTCTCAGCATTCCCAACAGCAGCCTTGGCATCGCGTAGTTGATCTTCAAGGCATTTATCCTCATCCCCACTGCTCTTACCAGCCAACACACCCTAGCAGGAGTAATGATCTCTTTGCAATGAAATCCATAACAAATATAAACACAAGCAGTAAAACATACAATGGAGTGGCAATACACAAAACAAACATACTAAAGCTTGTACCTGATATTCTTTTTCAGACTCTTTCAAGTTCTTAGAAAGATCTTCAACTCTCTTTTTTAGATCAGCTGCTCCATCTTCAGCTTTTTTAACAGCAGCATCCCCCTCTCCAATTGACCTTTTTATGTCTTCGATACTTCTAACAATCTGTCAAAACCAATAATACAGAATCCAAAGCTTCTATACGTTATACACTTACAGTTGTACGCCCAAGTTCAACAACAATAAAATAATGATGAAAGAAACATATTGCTTCATGCACTTCCATTAAGTGTGCACCAAAAAATCTTTATTGTACACATGGCACTTGTATATGATGATTGGGAAGGGCCATATCCAGCAACAACCATGGTGTGAACCTGATCAGTGGACTAAAAAGAAAGCATTAACCCAGAAGCAAGAAGCAATCCACATTCAACAGGCATAACTTGCAACCAATGGATGGTCTGAGTCATCATTGTGGTGATCAcaagatgaacggtcctgatcaccgTTTTGCTGGTAACATGGAGACAGCACTGAGTACAGCTGCTAAAAGCTCTCATCATGATAACATTTCTCCAAGCGAAATTAAATCAATAGTATCAAAACCACCTTTACCTTTTCAGCAGCCTTTTTCTCAGCCCTCAGAGACTCCTTTTGATTACTCAGTACGGATGTCTCTTTCACAAGATCACGAGAAAGTGAATCTACCTTCTCTGACAAGGTTTTTACCTCCCCGCCCAATTTTGCTTCTTTCTCAGCAGTCAAGGTTGATATCTTTGTCTCCATCTCCTGTATTTCCACCTGCATTCTTTCTGTATTACCATCAAGCTCGGAAATATTGGCCTTAATTTGTCCCACTACACTAACTGCATTATCTCTTATCTTCTCTGCCTGAACATACTCATAAGCTATGCAGAACCTTCTAAGTCGATCTAATTCTGTGTTACCATTGGCCCACTGCATATAGTGCACCCTCTCTTTCCTCAGCTTCTCCAAGGCAGGAAGTATTTCCTGATCAAGAAGTTTGTCAATCTCATCTaccttgctctgtttcttctctaGTGTCTTCAAAGCCGCCTCTTTCTTTGTTTCGTACATTCTTGTCCCAGCAGCCTCTTCGAGCATGGACAAGATTTCAGGGGGTTTCATGTTTAAAACCTTTGTGATCCTCCCTTGCATAATGAGAAAATGTGGGTTGTTGACATTAAGCTGCACAGAATGAAAAAGAGTCTGGACTCGAGATGGCTGAGCAAGGTGCCCATTGATGAGGTACTTGTTCCTTCCACCAACCACAATCTACACAAGGAATAAGAGTTCTTCAGCATTGTATAAATGCAAAACCATGGTATagaaaaataagagaatcaagCATTGATTAAACATAAATTAGTTAAAGACATTAACTGTTTGTTTATCCAAAATACAAACAAGTAGTGTGTCATTCAACAATTTGTAAACATTTGACTCGACGTGAAAAAATGGTTTCTTTGCACATGTAAAAACGAAGATTGCTGAGCGGGATCATACAATCAGTGTTTTCAAGTCTACATGCCTTTTGACATTTGTGGATGCAATAATTGCATCATTGCCTGTTAGTTTCAATGAATAAGAATTCAAGAGATTTATTAAAGAAGAAAAGTTAAAATTTACATCAGGAATATTGTAAAGCCCCCCAAACCAGGTGGGACCCTGACGGTAGGGCTCACCTCAATGAACGCATTgtctatccatgccgtacatctgtttttccagcttattttaaggcatgatcccaaacatgaagaatatacaaatttcaagtggaccgcatcacaggaaacagtagtcattgaatgcccatcattaaagaCTTCCTACGGTCCACCATAATGTCtgttgaccatccaacctattgataaggccaaAAAGaactgaatgaaaggaaaaaaacaaaaaacaaatatcagcttgatccaaaacttatgtggcccacaaagggtttttaatggtcaataaccactgtttcctgcagtgtggtccacctgaaatttgtatctgcttcattttttggaccattccttaaaatgaactggaaaaacagatggacggcatggatatataagggatcatttggatggtggtaaatggtttacattgtaaatgatttactagtaaatcacttAAAGGCTGTGACTGGTTTACAACCTGTCTATTTGGCTTTAAGTTGAATCATTtacagtgtttggatagcctgtaaatgaaatctgctttataggctttcatttaaatttataaaaataaaaaataaaaaataaaaaaatagagccGTTGTCATctcctcatttactagtaaatgaaaacGCACTTTTGGTAAATTGTTAATGAGAAGGGggctttgctagtaaatcatttacaagtagTAAATCGTTTGCTAGCAAattagagcatccaaacacaagtagtaaatgatttgctagtaaatcatttactacttgccccatttaccaccatcctTCCAAACAACAGCCctaatgcatacatcgaggtgggccctacagtcagggtcccacccaccgcGGTGGTTCCGGCGTCGCAGCCAAGTCACGCTCCTTCTCCACCATATAAATGGCAGGGGAGCATATGAATCAGGACCATGaccatccatttagtgggccacgccacagatACCCCCACAGTTCAAAAGCCACACCAGTCAGATGATCATCACAACCACTTCTCTCCACTGAATCTCAACCATtgacattttttttccttctgtgcCATCCATTCAaaggccactgatcagatgggCAGGATCGCCCAGATGGTTTGACTCTAGAGCTGGGGCATCCACAATAGCATCAGTTACATGATCGGCTCCGACCAATGTCTACCATAAAGAGACAACGCCCTACCATATTCCAATACAACCATATCTACTATACAATTCCCCTTAAAAAGTGAAATCAGTTAGGGTTTGAGTGAGTAACTCCACCAACCTGTCTGGTTACAGTGATCTCCTGGCAATCTTCGTACCCAAGCGGGCTGCGGTTCCGATCGGAATTGTCGAAGACGATCGAGACCGTCGCTTTGGTGATGCCGGCCTGGCCCTGCTTGTAGACCAGCTCCTGGAGATTTGCGGCACGAACCTGCTGCAAGTTCGTGATGCCGAGGACGAAGCAGATGGAATCGAGGATGTTGGACTTACCAGAGCCGTTCAATCCCGTGATGGCGTTGAAGTAGGGATCGAAGCCCGGGACCACCGTACGTGTGGCGTAGGACTTGAATCCCTCCAAGCAGACCTCTTTGATGTGCAtgtcttcttcctcctccttctTCCTCCCTTTGGGGGAATCTGGACCGTTGGATCTGAGATGGAGAGGGTGGGGTTTTGGAGATGGAAGGCCTGGAAATGGGAGCTTCTTCTTCTGAGGGGTTAGTTGTAAAAGGGGCAGATTTGGAAGGGCGGGAACTGATTTTTGGATGTGGGCTTTTCGAAATGCAATTCGAGTTTGGCGTGCGTTTCCTGCAACGGTTTTAGGTAATGGTGACTggtccaccgtacacgtggacgctgtatgtggcccattgacatgtccgtgagaaatccactccgttggattaattgaaaacataaatattagcctaatccaaaaccgAGCAGCTTCATGAAGATTTAAATGGTGTGCGTTTCCATTGCTGCTGTTtaatgtcgtgtggcccacctgagttttggatgtgccaCGTTTTCCATTAAATACCTAATATAACCTGacgaaactgatgaacggagtggatttctcacggacgAAGcgaggccccacatagcttctgccAACAGCGGAGCATAGGGACAAGAAAACTTCCCTTTTTAACTGTTCATGGTCACAAATCGACGGTCCTGATTttagatgtatgctttgtatggtCGATGccacgatttggacggtgtgTATCGTGCACATGTGCAGCGTGTGTCCGTCTTATACTGTTATAGACGCAGACAAGAGACTAGAAGTCTAGACAATGAAATCAAAAGCAGCGGAGGAGCGCAGGAGAACAGTGATAGTTGATACTCTTGCACTCGAAATTGTACCATTGGCTATCTGTAACAGtataaaccgttcaaattgtgggACCCGCTGTAGATAGGCCATTAATTACACTTTATATTGGTTATACGATCATAGATTCTGATTAATAGTCATTGTTTCTTGAATTGGGACCGTTGTCTGTTTTTCCTTCCCACCGTCAAGTAAATGTCCACAAATCTTctaactaaaaataataaaattaatgaaATTTTCTGTTAATAGCCGTCTAAACTGAGATGCACTATTTGGACGGATTTAATTAAGTTTCTACAAGCCACGTATACAATTTTAGGTGTCATGTACCAACCATCATTTTCTCCCGGagtatcaaatttattttttatcccAGAGAAAAGATTTTATACTCTCGTAGGGCGTGATGATCCATACACACGCACACCGAGATTGGCTTGAATCCTGCGCTCAGAATAAATGAACTTCGGATTTATCCGtacaaatggtgggtcccatagtatATGGATCAATCGGACCTGGTCCTGACCGATGAATTGAAGGAAACGTAATGGACGGTTAGATTGAGAAAAAGTCAATTTTCCGATTTCAGACAATGCGTAGATCGATCAGAGGCTATGGCCAGCCAGCCAACCTGGTTTGAGAGTTATTCCCAATTCGCAGGGAGCCCCACTAGTtcggacggtttggatctgaTTACGCTTGTGACAGGTCATCAATGACTGAGAGCAAGTACATTGGCTCTTGGACTCTCCAGCGTACCAGATGATTCCAAGTGGAGTCGCACCGTGGAAGCGGCCTGCTGCTCAGCCAGTtaaccttgatttatgtattttatatccacgccgtccatccatcttttcataTACTTTTATGACATGACctgaaaaattaagcagatcaatATCTTAAATAAACtacaccatagtaaacagtggtgattgcactcccaccgttaaaaacttcgcagagcccaccttaatgctcatcttaatttttattttccatccaacctgtttataagatcaaaaTGGCCTGGATTAAGGTAAAAAACAATTATCATCTTGttccaaatcttttgtggcccactagagctcgtaatggtcaataaccacttttTCATTTTGTGTGGTCGAActtagatttttatctgcttcatatgaacatcatgatccaaaataaATTTGTAAAATGAGTGAAccgcgtggatatataataaatacctcaaggtgggccccacggtcagagtCGCACCTTGCAGCGTGAGaccagggccgcacctaatctctCCTACCAAGGGTTGCGTGGGTatccctttagggcctgtttggctagaCCGAtaccacggtattaggagggttGGGACCGGCGATATcctgggatatgcatgacgagccaaacagacccggttaACTTGTCcagggatataagcaatcctatggattttaaaacaatccactgacatcaccatcgttaccttaaatttgatcccatctcttggttggatggattggaaggtaaaatcccgagatatgccgggcgtcccaaacagacccacttaacttgtcccgggatatagcaatcccatgaatcttaaaccaatccactggcacaaccatcattaccttaaaatccatcccatccctcctaatttcATGGGATTCGcacagccaaacaggcccttaccctCTTCATGGGGCCCAtcgcgatgtatgtgttttatcccgtcgtccatacgtttttccagcaCATTTCAGatcatgatctcaaaattgaggaagtttcaaaggtcaagtggaccttATGGTGCGGATTAGACGCCAACGgtggaaaccttcctagggcccaccatgacgtttatttgccGTCGAGCTTATTAATAAGATCACCCAAACgtgtatgaaaggaaaacacatagccccaagaagttttcaacggtaagtgtgtTTAATGCGGTCtgtttactgtagtgtggtccacttggctttggatatacctcattttttttagcGCATGCACTACAATAatatggcaaaacagatggacggcatggatgaaaataaaatacacacatcacatcaggccccaCTGTGCATTTTGTATTTTGTGCATGAAATTTGACGTGGAAAATGCAAATAATTGCTACGTGGAATCTACTAGTGGGGCCACACCTTGGATTGCGCATCCTTCTTGAAAAGTCACTTGGATCATATGatatcatcctaaccatccaaccggCAATCAGGATATAAATGTTCCATATCATCTTACCAGAAGAGGCCTCGTTATTTTAGGAAAAGCCTTATCACTGTACATCGCGTGGGACGCATCTTGATTGCCCATCCTCCCAAAAATTCTGGTCTGATTACTTTAATCGTTTGATcaatggatggaaaatgaatCGTTCATATTTATAGTATTGGTAAGGCTTGACCAGTGATCCAGACGGTCCATCAcgcgaggcccacctttgattgaccATCCATTCTTAAAAAATCACCCTGATCATCAGATGCTAATGATTCGAGCAATGGCTTATGAAATCGATGGTTTGTATTGATTATGGTAGAAACAGTTATTGATCTAGACCGTGCATCGTGTGGGATCCACCTCTGTGTGCTCATCTCCAAAGCGGATTGCCTACCGAGTAACTCAATACACTATAAGTAgagtttgtgggtcccaccgtgatgcatttgtagtccacgccatccatctgttctaaCGGTCagcgttgaaaacttcctagagctaagaagttttagatcaggttgatatttgtcttttcccttcgtTCATCTCTACTTggcctcatgaacaggttggatcatgACAAGTGTAGGTTGATGTTTAGGTCCTACGGAggtttcatgtggtccacttgagaaggAAGACTTCTTCCTAATGGCATCATTGACTTATTTTTTCCACGATCTTGAATTCAAAAAATACTGACTCATACAAACTACGTGATAACATTATCCCAATAGTTTCCGGTGGTGTGTTACACTTGAGCTATGATCTCTTCAATT belongs to Magnolia sinica isolate HGM2019 chromosome 8, MsV1, whole genome shotgun sequence and includes:
- the LOC131253692 gene encoding structural maintenance of chromosomes protein 2-1-like isoform X1 is translated as MHIKEVCLEGFKSYATRTVVPGFDPYFNAITGLNGSGKSNILDSICFVLGITNLQQVRAANLQELVYKQGQAGITKATVSIVFDNSDRNRSPLGYEDCQEITVTRQIVVGGRNKYLINGHLAQPSRVQTLFHSVQLNVNNPHFLIMQGRITKVLNMKPPEILSMLEEAAGTRMYETKKEAALKTLEKKQSKVDEIDKLLDQEILPALEKLRKERVHYMQWANGNTELDRLRRFCIAYEYVQAEKIRDNAVSVVGQIKANISELDGNTERMQVEIQEMETKISTLTAEKEAKLGGEVKTLSEKVDSLSRDLVKETSVLSNQKESLRAEKKAAEKIVRSIEDIKRSIGEGDAAVKKAEDGAADLKKRVEDLSKNLKESEKEYQGVLAGKSSGDEDKCLEDQLRDAKAAVGNAETELKQLETKISHSEKEFKEKKEQLISKRDEAVAVENELNVRRKDVDNVKVALESLAYEEGRMETLQKDRLAELELVQKFKDEVRDLSAVLANVQFTYRDPVKNFDKSKVKGVVAKLIKVKDSSTTTALEVAAGRKLYNVVVDTENTGKQLLQNGNLQRRVTIIPLNKIQSHAVPKRIQDAAGRMVGEENAKLALSLVGYDEDVKAAMAYVFGSTFVCSGIDVAKEVAFNRDIRTPSVTLEGDIFDPSGLLTGGSRKDGGRLLKQLHELAEAESMLCIHQKRLSEIEEKIAQLLPLQKKFMHLKSQLELKEYDLSLFQGRAEQNEHHKLGELVKKIEKELNEAKLEAKEKRLLYKNCVSTVSSLEKSIKEHGKQRETRLKDLDKKIKTLKDQMQSASKDLKGHENERERLIMEKEAVIQEHASLENQLVSLQTQINSLTAEVDNLTSKVSSIKKEYDQAQSELNLSRSKMKECDAEISAIVKEQQKLQHKISDAIVERKKLENEIKRMEMEQKDCSLKVDKLLERHSWIAAEKQLFGKSGTDYDFSSRDPHKSREELEKLQAEQSGLEKRVNKKVMAMFEKAEDEYNDLLSKKNIIENDKSKIKKVIEELDEKKKETLKVTWVKVNKDFGSIFSTLLPGTMAKLEPPEGGSFLDGLEVRVAFGSVWKQSLSELSGGQRSLLALSLILALLLFKPAPLYILDEVDAALDLSHTQNIGRMIKTHFPHSQFIVVSLKEGMFNNANVLFRTKFVDGVSTVQRTVASRQKK